From Oxobacter pfennigii, a single genomic window includes:
- a CDS encoding DUF262 domain-containing protein, with protein sequence MNEQLITLSKVFSERIFRIPDYQRGYAWTEKEVMEFWSDLLRLSDNKNHYVGVLTLEPVQESTYSQWVDDLWLIRSKKFSPYYIVDGQQRLTTSILLIKAIINLMNQKNIDKLNYTSSVDISKRFIAESKDENKSNSYLFGYEIANPSYSYLVDYVYSGKTVDKLGNKETTYTLNLKNALAFFEKELKKLNQNQLEQVYTKITQHFLFNTYEISSDIDVFVTFETMNNRGKPLSYLELLKNRLIYLSTLFTVSDDIKTRLRRDINDCWKDIYHVLGQGKTNYLPDDEFLDAHFHIYFCHELSEISKKYRRQPYFYQANMLLYDYLLDEYFVTEKVFASTLKTNDIIDYIDSLKESIKTWFYFNNPSEAGYSEDIVEYIRKINYLFRPQRIRDRRYVGRERTNPYKVLILVCLQNAKDEKTLLKFLRILERYIFLKELIPFECYDGDFSLFNLDITDMLIKLDKGDLTVVGISEKIDKITTDIVENDTTTKNLIAFYKRNGFYNQNFLRYFLCEYEVSLMKSSKADIEKLNRDVYFNKGYNSIEHIYPQRARQDYWLELFKSYTQKQRSSLRNSLGNFVAVSEAKNGRLGNKPFPEKKNGNHSFVGYKYGTYAEIELTECDDWGADEIKKRGLKLINFLNDRWKYKIGNSTSDKLDFLGLSFLKSKSKKV encoded by the coding sequence ATGAACGAGCAGTTAATAACATTATCAAAAGTTTTTTCTGAAAGAATTTTCAGAATTCCTGATTACCAACGTGGATATGCTTGGACTGAAAAAGAGGTAATGGAATTTTGGAGCGACCTATTACGGCTTTCTGATAACAAAAACCACTATGTTGGCGTTCTTACATTAGAACCTGTTCAAGAGAGCACGTATAGTCAATGGGTCGATGATTTATGGCTTATAAGATCCAAAAAATTTTCTCCTTATTACATTGTTGATGGGCAACAAAGACTAACCACCTCTATACTTCTAATAAAAGCAATTATTAATTTGATGAATCAAAAGAATATAGATAAATTAAATTATACAAGTTCAGTTGATATTTCAAAAAGATTTATTGCAGAATCAAAAGATGAAAATAAGTCAAATTCCTATTTATTTGGATATGAAATTGCTAATCCGAGTTATAGTTACCTAGTTGATTATGTGTATTCTGGGAAAACCGTGGATAAACTGGGAAACAAAGAAACCACATATACCTTGAATTTAAAAAATGCACTTGCGTTTTTTGAAAAAGAATTGAAAAAGTTAAACCAAAATCAGCTAGAGCAAGTATACACAAAAATAACTCAACACTTTTTATTTAATACCTACGAAATTTCCTCTGATATAGATGTTTTTGTTACCTTTGAAACAATGAATAATAGAGGAAAACCTTTATCCTACTTAGAGTTACTCAAAAATCGTTTGATTTACTTATCAACCCTCTTTACCGTTTCAGATGATATTAAAACAAGATTAAGACGTGATATAAACGATTGCTGGAAAGATATATACCATGTTCTAGGACAAGGCAAGACAAATTATTTGCCAGATGATGAATTTCTTGATGCACATTTTCATATTTATTTTTGCCATGAATTAAGCGAAATCAGCAAAAAATATAGAAGGCAACCTTATTTTTATCAAGCAAATATGTTGTTGTATGACTATTTGCTTGATGAATATTTTGTAACGGAAAAAGTTTTTGCCAGTACGTTAAAGACTAATGACATTATTGATTATATTGATAGTTTAAAAGAATCTATAAAAACGTGGTTTTATTTTAATAATCCAAGCGAAGCTGGGTATTCGGAAGATATAGTGGAGTATATAAGGAAGATCAATTACTTGTTCCGACCACAGCGTATAAGAGATAGAAGGTATGTCGGACGAGAGCGGACGAACCCCTATAAAGTATTGATTTTGGTTTGCTTGCAAAATGCAAAAGACGAAAAGACTCTACTCAAATTTTTAAGAATTTTAGAAAGATATATCTTTTTAAAAGAACTGATACCTTTTGAGTGTTATGATGGAGACTTTTCTCTTTTTAATCTTGATATTACCGATATGCTTATTAAACTAGATAAAGGGGATTTAACTGTAGTCGGAATCAGTGAGAAAATTGACAAAATTACTACAGATATAGTTGAAAATGACACCACAACTAAAAACTTAATTGCTTTCTATAAACGTAATGGTTTTTATAACCAAAATTTCCTTCGATATTTTTTATGTGAATATGAAGTATCGTTAATGAAATCTAGCAAAGCTGACATTGAAAAACTAAATAGAGATGTATATTTCAATAAAGGCTATAATTCAATTGAACATATTTACCCTCAAAGAGCAAGGCAGGATTATTGGTTAGAACTATTTAAATCATATACTCAAAAACAAAGATCTTCATTAAGGAATTCATTAGGGAACTTTGTAGCAGTTTCTGAAGCTAAAAATGGTCGTTTAGGCAATAAGCCATTCCCAGAGAAGAAAAATGGTAATCATAGTTTTGTAGGTTATAAGTATGGCACATATGCTGAAATAGAATTGACAGAATGTGATGATTGGGGAGCTGATGAAATTAA